A part of Thermus islandicus DSM 21543 genomic DNA contains:
- a CDS encoding dihydrodipicolinate synthase family protein, translated as MILPPIPTPFDREGRLDTEAFRELAEALEPLVDGLLVYGSNGEGVHLTPEERAQGLRALKPGKPFLVGLMEETLPQAERALEEARAAGAWALLATPPRYYHASLGEGLLRYYEALAERMPLFLYHVPQNTRVDLPLALVATLARHPQVQGLKDSSGEMARFAFYQAHLGGLRVYTGHAPTFLAALALGAEGGILAAANLAPRAYRALLHRFREGRLEEAQALQRKLFPLGDLLARGGVPLLKQALRHLGLPAGYPRPPYPAESPLWESFLPVLEELKEEGWIL; from the coding sequence GTGATCCTCCCCCCTATCCCCACCCCCTTTGACCGGGAAGGCCGCTTGGACACCGAGGCTTTCCGGGAGCTGGCGGAGGCCCTCGAGCCTCTGGTGGATGGCCTTTTGGTCTACGGCTCCAACGGGGAGGGGGTCCACCTCACCCCCGAGGAGCGGGCCCAAGGCCTGCGGGCGCTCAAGCCCGGGAAGCCTTTTCTGGTGGGGCTGATGGAGGAGACCCTGCCCCAGGCGGAAAGGGCCCTGGAGGAGGCGAGGGCGGCCGGGGCCTGGGCCCTCCTCGCCACCCCGCCCCGCTACTACCACGCAAGCCTCGGGGAAGGCCTCCTCCGCTACTACGAGGCCCTGGCGGAGAGGATGCCCCTCTTCCTCTACCACGTGCCCCAGAACACCCGGGTAGACCTCCCCCTCGCCCTGGTGGCAACCCTGGCCCGGCACCCCCAGGTCCAGGGCCTCAAGGACTCCAGCGGCGAGATGGCCCGGTTCGCCTTCTACCAGGCCCACCTGGGAGGCCTTCGGGTCTATACGGGCCACGCGCCCACCTTCCTCGCCGCCTTGGCCCTGGGGGCGGAAGGGGGGATCCTCGCCGCGGCGAACCTCGCCCCTAGGGCCTACCGGGCCCTTCTGCATCGCTTCCGGGAAGGAAGGCTGGAGGAGGCCCAGGCCCTGCAGAGGAAGCTCTTCCCCCTGGGAGACCTCCTGGCCAGGGGCGGGGTGCCCCTCCTGAAGCAGGCCCTCCGCCACCTGGGCCTGCCCGCGGGCTACCCCAGGCCCCCCTACCCGGCGGAAAGTCCGCTTTGGGAAA
- a CDS encoding TRAP transporter substrate-binding protein: MERRRFLKRVGVGLAASLVYTAFAQAAPQVRWRLVSSYPKSLDTLFGGAEDLAQRVSELTGGRFQIRVFQAGEIVPGGQVLDAVQQGTVEAGHTYGPFYVGKNPVLAFDGGVPFGMTYRQHNAWMRFGGGLELLRQVYADFGVVQFPGGNTGTQMGGWFRREIRTLADLKGLRMRIPGLGGLVMGRLGVVPQTLAAGDIYPALERGTIDATEFSGPYDDEKLGFYKVARYYYYPSFWEPSAQLSFLVGQREWARLPKEFQEAFQVAAAEVNLTMMAKYDALNPPALGRLLAAGVRLRKWPGEVMKKALEEARALYEEQAAKDPLYRKVYTAYWAFRQEEYRWFAVAELGYEAFAFPAP, encoded by the coding sequence ATGGAGCGGCGGAGGTTTCTGAAGCGGGTGGGGGTCGGCCTGGCAGCGAGCCTCGTCTACACCGCCTTTGCCCAGGCGGCCCCTCAGGTGCGCTGGCGCCTGGTCTCCAGCTACCCCAAGAGCCTGGACACCCTCTTTGGAGGAGCGGAGGACCTGGCGCAACGGGTTTCTGAGCTCACCGGAGGGCGGTTCCAGATCCGCGTCTTCCAGGCAGGGGAGATCGTGCCGGGAGGGCAGGTACTGGACGCCGTGCAGCAGGGAACCGTGGAGGCGGGCCACACCTACGGCCCCTTCTACGTGGGGAAGAACCCGGTTCTGGCCTTTGACGGAGGCGTGCCCTTCGGCATGACCTACCGCCAGCATAACGCCTGGATGCGTTTCGGCGGGGGTCTGGAGCTTCTCCGGCAGGTCTACGCCGACTTCGGGGTGGTGCAGTTCCCTGGGGGCAACACCGGAACCCAGATGGGAGGCTGGTTCCGCCGCGAGATCCGGACCCTCGCGGACCTGAAAGGGCTCAGGATGCGGATCCCCGGCCTTGGGGGCTTGGTGATGGGGCGGCTGGGCGTGGTGCCCCAGACCCTGGCCGCGGGGGACATCTACCCCGCCTTGGAGCGGGGCACCATTGACGCCACGGAGTTCAGCGGCCCCTATGACGACGAGAAGCTAGGGTTTTACAAGGTGGCCCGCTATTACTACTATCCGTCCTTCTGGGAGCCCAGCGCCCAGCTCTCCTTCCTGGTGGGGCAGAGGGAGTGGGCGAGGCTTCCTAAGGAGTTCCAGGAGGCCTTCCAGGTGGCCGCGGCGGAGGTCAACCTCACCATGATGGCCAAGTACGATGCCCTCAACCCCCCGGCCCTGGGGCGCCTCCTCGCGGCGGGCGTGCGCCTTAGGAAGTGGCCGGGCGAGGTGATGAAGAAAGCCCTGGAGGAGGCCCGGGCCCTCTACGAGGAACAGGCAGCCAAGGACCCCCTCTACCGCAAGGTGTACACCGCCTACTGGGCTTTCCGGCAGGAGGAGTACCGCTGGTTTGCCGTGGCCGAGCTGGGTTACGAAGCCTTTGCCTTCCCCGCACCCTAA
- a CDS encoding response regulator transcription factor: MARILVVEDEPLVAHLVRRLLERAGHQVDWAPSAQAALARLGEAYDLVICDLILPGVSGLEVIRRVRALGKTPVLALSASVSATSQKEALEAGAQAFLGKPFEGQALLGQVERLLNTA; the protein is encoded by the coding sequence ATGGCCCGCATCCTGGTGGTTGAGGACGAGCCCCTGGTAGCCCACCTGGTGCGGCGCCTGTTGGAGCGGGCCGGCCACCAGGTGGACTGGGCCCCCTCGGCCCAGGCGGCCCTGGCCAGGCTGGGGGAGGCCTACGACCTCGTGATCTGCGACCTCATCCTGCCCGGGGTTTCCGGCCTCGAGGTCATCCGGCGGGTGCGGGCCTTGGGGAAAACCCCGGTTTTAGCCCTTTCCGCCAGCGTCTCCGCCACGAGCCAGAAGGAGGCCCTGGAGGCCGGGGCCCAGGCCTTCCTGGGCAAGCCCTTTGAGGGGCAGGCCCTCCTGGGCCAGGTGGAGCGCCTCCTAAACACGGCCTAA
- a CDS encoding ATP-binding protein, translated as MRLVGELQVLSRFQRALLKDLEPTQILRNLLEVATEEGVERAALFLYHPQTRELVGEVASGRGQHYTVSAIALPVYSKGPVQEAFFEESPLRKEEGWWLPVVGEGGSFCWAKPEARCTQRPRATRENRPLVCPSCPAFAPLGVLSLEGVPRSLERLLPLLAQLTALALKNGRLFTEREEALAHLRAQAEALAHVNQVAHDVARLLQPEGVLELLARALKERFGFYRVTVALVRGDLLEGHLTLRGDEFFWTEGQSQIRFPLATSADPLVQALRERKTLLLPREALPERARSGVGPNVAVVPLLLEEEALGVFSVDRGPGGRPVGEEEVGYLELLAGIVAVALKNAQLYRERGRLSLALAAERGRLVRILEELPDGVVVLLGEEGFANRRAREILGLGERVVLSHLPAQLGPALEGGRLEVLFQGVTYSVRGRRVGEMRVLVLHDISERAKLERALREEARFTQSLSEMAQAALAERGLARVAEALAARLTLLFGADRALFLVEEAGSLRSLSTGEEVPRPNLLEQALEEGRPLPLEEGARGRCGLAEATEAKGLVVAPFAAPGFRGGLALVYRKPRRFGERFLSRVAQAANLAALALEKARFLDHLEAEEERLKALLENAQDVIYVLDDHGLLRFVSESARAVLGYDPEEVKALGAWDHVHPEDRPRAQNLLAELLACPGEVRRAELKVLHRDGTPIPVEAWGRNLLQDPRIRGVVVTLRDLRPRLEAERLKGEFIAAVSHELRTPLAVILGLAELLKEEVPEGARESVELILEAAFRLKTMVDNLLDTSRLEAGRFEIARRPVDLRPRLLDLAKSFQGVARLSGVAFRVEVEPLPPLEADPERLLQVVGNLLSNAFKFTPPGGEVRLRAFAQEEALVLEVADTGPGIPEEELPKLFQRYGRAQGPQTRGVAGTGLGLYISRHIVEAHGGRIAVESHPGQGATFRVILPLYGPHPGG; from the coding sequence ATGAGGCTTGTGGGGGAACTCCAGGTCCTTTCCCGCTTTCAGCGGGCCTTGTTAAAGGACCTCGAGCCCACCCAGATCCTGAGGAACCTCCTGGAGGTGGCCACCGAGGAGGGAGTGGAGCGGGCTGCCCTTTTCCTCTACCATCCCCAGACCCGGGAACTGGTGGGGGAGGTGGCCTCGGGGAGAGGGCAGCACTACACGGTGAGCGCCATCGCCCTTCCGGTTTACAGCAAGGGGCCAGTGCAGGAGGCCTTTTTTGAGGAAAGCCCCCTGCGAAAGGAGGAGGGCTGGTGGTTGCCGGTGGTGGGGGAAGGGGGAAGCTTCTGCTGGGCTAAGCCGGAGGCCCGGTGCACCCAGCGCCCCCGGGCCACCCGGGAAAACCGGCCCCTGGTCTGCCCTTCCTGCCCCGCCTTTGCCCCCCTTGGGGTGTTAAGCCTCGAGGGGGTTCCCCGGAGCCTCGAGCGGCTTCTGCCCCTCCTTGCCCAGCTCACCGCCTTGGCCCTAAAAAACGGCCGCCTCTTCACCGAGCGGGAGGAAGCCTTGGCCCATCTCCGGGCCCAGGCCGAAGCCCTAGCCCATGTCAACCAGGTGGCCCACGATGTGGCGCGCCTGTTGCAGCCCGAGGGGGTGTTGGAGCTTTTGGCCCGCGCCCTCAAGGAGCGCTTTGGCTTCTACCGGGTGACGGTGGCCTTGGTCCGGGGAGACCTGTTGGAGGGGCACCTGACCCTGCGGGGAGATGAGTTCTTTTGGACCGAGGGCCAAAGCCAGATCCGCTTCCCCCTGGCCACCTCGGCCGACCCATTGGTCCAGGCGCTACGCGAGCGAAAGACGCTGCTTTTGCCCCGTGAGGCGCTCCCCGAGCGGGCCCGCTCGGGGGTGGGCCCCAATGTGGCCGTGGTGCCCCTCCTCCTGGAGGAGGAAGCCCTAGGCGTCTTCAGCGTGGACCGGGGCCCAGGGGGCAGACCGGTGGGGGAAGAGGAGGTAGGGTACCTCGAGCTTTTGGCGGGGATCGTGGCGGTGGCCTTGAAGAACGCCCAGCTCTACCGGGAACGGGGCCGGCTGTCCTTGGCCCTGGCGGCGGAGCGGGGGCGGCTGGTGAGGATCCTGGAGGAACTTCCCGATGGCGTGGTGGTCCTCCTTGGGGAGGAGGGGTTTGCCAACCGCCGCGCCCGGGAGATCCTGGGCTTGGGGGAACGGGTGGTCCTCTCCCACCTGCCCGCCCAGTTGGGGCCGGCCCTGGAAGGGGGACGGCTGGAGGTCCTTTTCCAAGGGGTGACCTACAGCGTCCGGGGGCGGCGCGTGGGGGAGATGCGGGTTTTGGTGCTCCACGACATCAGCGAGCGGGCCAAGCTGGAACGGGCCCTCCGGGAGGAGGCCCGCTTCACCCAGAGCCTTTCGGAGATGGCCCAGGCCGCCCTGGCGGAACGGGGCCTGGCCAGGGTGGCCGAGGCCCTGGCGGCGAGGCTTACCCTTCTCTTCGGCGCCGACCGGGCCCTCTTCCTCGTGGAAGAGGCCGGGAGCCTTCGCTCCCTGAGCACCGGGGAGGAGGTCCCCCGGCCTAACCTCCTGGAGCAGGCCCTAGAGGAGGGCAGGCCCCTGCCCCTGGAGGAGGGGGCTAGGGGCCGGTGCGGCTTGGCTGAAGCCACGGAGGCCAAAGGCCTGGTGGTGGCCCCCTTTGCCGCCCCGGGCTTCCGTGGGGGCCTGGCCCTGGTCTACCGCAAACCCCGCCGCTTCGGGGAGCGCTTCTTGAGCCGGGTGGCCCAGGCGGCCAATCTGGCGGCTTTGGCCCTGGAGAAGGCCCGATTCTTGGATCACCTCGAGGCCGAGGAGGAGCGGCTAAAGGCCCTTCTGGAAAACGCCCAGGATGTGATCTACGTCTTGGACGACCATGGCCTCCTCCGCTTTGTGAGCGAAAGCGCCCGCGCCGTCTTGGGCTACGACCCCGAGGAGGTCAAGGCCCTGGGGGCTTGGGACCACGTGCACCCCGAGGACCGCCCCCGGGCCCAAAACCTCTTGGCCGAGCTCCTCGCCTGCCCCGGGGAGGTGAGGCGGGCGGAGCTTAAGGTCCTCCACCGGGACGGTACCCCCATCCCCGTGGAGGCCTGGGGGCGGAACCTCCTTCAGGACCCCAGGATCCGGGGGGTGGTGGTCACCCTCAGGGACCTTAGGCCCCGCCTCGAGGCGGAAAGGCTTAAGGGGGAGTTCATCGCCGCCGTTTCCCATGAGCTCCGCACCCCCCTGGCGGTGATCCTGGGCCTAGCGGAGCTCCTCAAGGAGGAGGTTCCCGAGGGGGCGCGGGAGTCGGTGGAGCTCATCCTGGAGGCGGCCTTCCGCCTGAAAACCATGGTGGACAACCTCCTGGACACAAGCCGCCTCGAGGCCGGCCGCTTTGAGATCGCCCGCCGTCCCGTGGACCTCCGCCCTCGCCTTTTAGACCTGGCCAAGAGCTTCCAGGGGGTGGCCCGGCTCTCGGGGGTGGCCTTCCGGGTAGAGGTGGAACCCCTGCCCCCCCTGGAGGCCGACCCTGAGCGGTTGCTCCAGGTGGTGGGGAACCTCCTCTCCAACGCCTTCAAGTTCACCCCTCCCGGGGGGGAGGTGCGCCTCAGGGCCTTTGCCCAAGAGGAGGCGCTCGTCTTGGAGGTCGCCGACACAGGCCCCGGCATCCCCGAGGAGGAGCTCCCCAAGCTCTTCCAGCGCTACGGCCGGGCCCAGGGCCCCCAAACCCGGGGGGTAGCGGGCACCGGACTTGGCCTCTACATCTCCCGGCACATCGTGGAGGCTCACGGCGGACGGATCGCCGTGGAGAGCCACCCGGGCCAAGGCGCCACCTTCCGGGTTATCCTACCCCTGTATGGCCCGCATCCTGGTGGTTGA
- a CDS encoding acyl-CoA dehydrogenase family protein, which produces MPIDFSLTEEQKQLQALARRFAKEVILPVAREYDEKEEVPWPIIEKLHEVGLLNAIIPEAYGGMGLKMLDEVLVGEELAYACMGIYTIPMASDLGITPVLLAGTEEQKRRFLKPLTEKPALAAFALSEPGNGSDAAALKTRATRQGDHYVLNGTKMWISNGGEAEWVVVFATVNPELRHKGVVALVVEKGAPGFKAIKIHGKMGQRASGTYELVFEDVRVPVENRLGEEGEGFKIAMQTLNKTRIPVAAGSVGVARRALDEARKYALEREAFGQKIASFQAIQFKLADMLMGIETARMYTYYAAWLADQGLPHAHASAIAKAYASEIAFEAANQAIQIHGGYGYVREYPVEKLLRDVKLNQIYEGTNEIQRLIIARHLLAE; this is translated from the coding sequence ATGCCCATAGACTTTAGCCTTACGGAGGAGCAGAAGCAGCTTCAGGCCCTGGCCCGGCGCTTCGCCAAGGAGGTCATCCTCCCCGTGGCCCGGGAGTACGACGAGAAGGAGGAGGTTCCCTGGCCCATCATAGAAAAGCTCCACGAGGTGGGCCTCCTCAACGCCATCATCCCCGAGGCCTACGGAGGGATGGGCCTCAAGATGCTGGACGAGGTCCTCGTGGGGGAGGAGCTGGCCTACGCCTGCATGGGCATCTACACCATCCCCATGGCGAGCGATCTGGGCATCACCCCTGTCCTCCTCGCCGGCACGGAGGAGCAGAAGCGCCGTTTCCTCAAGCCCCTCACGGAAAAGCCGGCCCTGGCCGCCTTTGCCCTTTCCGAGCCGGGAAACGGCTCCGACGCGGCCGCCCTCAAGACGAGGGCTACCCGCCAAGGGGACCACTACGTTCTGAACGGCACCAAGATGTGGATCAGTAACGGCGGCGAGGCGGAATGGGTGGTGGTCTTCGCCACGGTGAACCCCGAGCTGAGGCACAAGGGGGTGGTGGCCCTGGTGGTGGAGAAGGGGGCGCCGGGCTTCAAGGCCATCAAGATCCACGGGAAGATGGGCCAGAGGGCCAGCGGCACCTACGAGCTCGTCTTTGAGGACGTGAGGGTGCCCGTGGAAAACCGCCTGGGCGAGGAGGGGGAGGGGTTTAAAATCGCCATGCAGACCCTCAACAAGACCCGGATCCCTGTGGCCGCGGGGAGCGTGGGGGTGGCGAGGCGCGCCCTGGACGAGGCCAGGAAGTACGCCCTGGAGAGGGAGGCCTTCGGGCAGAAGATCGCAAGCTTCCAGGCCATCCAGTTCAAGCTGGCGGACATGCTGATGGGCATAGAGACCGCCCGCATGTACACCTACTACGCCGCCTGGCTTGCCGACCAGGGCCTCCCCCACGCCCACGCCAGCGCCATCGCCAAGGCCTACGCCTCGGAGATCGCTTTTGAGGCGGCCAACCAGGCCATCCAGATCCACGGCGGCTACGGCTACGTGCGGGAGTACCCGGTGGAAAAGCTCCTAAGGGATGTGAAGCTCAACCAGATCTACGAGGGCACCAACGAGATCCAGCGGCTCATCATTGCCAGGCACCTCCTGGCGGAGTGA
- a CDS encoding electron transfer flavoprotein subunit beta/FixA family protein, which produces MKFVAVIRQVPDGESRLRIQGGRVDLSGATLILDQMDEYAVEEALRLKEKHGGEAIVVGFGPERTEEALRTALAMGMDRGVHVVHEGFADPVAVAEALAPVLKEEAPTLVLTGGQQADWDSQALGAALAEALGVPVVAWTTALELEGETARAKHDLDEGAEWVRVRLPAVFTTQQGLNEPRYPTLPGIMKAKKKEIRKVEAHLSPRVVLLSEEIQEKARLGKILDGKDPVAAVEELVRLLHEEAKVL; this is translated from the coding sequence ATGAAGTTCGTAGCGGTGATCCGGCAGGTACCCGACGGGGAGAGCAGGCTCAGGATCCAAGGGGGGCGCGTGGACCTCTCCGGGGCCACCCTAATCCTGGACCAGATGGACGAGTATGCGGTGGAGGAGGCCCTCCGCCTTAAGGAAAAGCACGGCGGGGAGGCCATCGTGGTGGGCTTCGGCCCCGAGCGCACCGAGGAGGCCCTCCGCACCGCCTTGGCCATGGGGATGGACCGCGGGGTCCACGTGGTCCACGAGGGCTTCGCCGACCCCGTGGCCGTGGCCGAGGCCCTGGCCCCCGTGCTCAAGGAGGAGGCCCCCACCCTGGTCCTCACCGGGGGACAGCAGGCGGACTGGGACAGCCAGGCCCTGGGGGCCGCCCTGGCCGAGGCCCTGGGGGTACCCGTGGTGGCCTGGACCACGGCGTTGGAGCTGGAAGGGGAGACCGCCCGGGCCAAGCACGACCTGGACGAGGGGGCGGAGTGGGTGAGGGTGCGGCTTCCCGCCGTCTTCACCACCCAGCAGGGCCTGAACGAGCCCCGCTACCCCACCTTGCCCGGGATCATGAAGGCCAAGAAGAAGGAGATCCGGAAGGTGGAGGCCCACCTCTCCCCGAGGGTGGTGCTGCTTTCCGAGGAGATCCAGGAGAAGGCCAGGCTCGGCAAGATCCTGGACGGCAAGGATCCCGTGGCCGCCGTGGAGGAGCTGGTGCGGCTCCTCCACGAGGAGGCCAAGGTCCTCTAG
- a CDS encoding electron transfer flavoprotein subunit alpha/FixB family protein, with protein MILVVLDHDGNRLKKASLEALTRARRLGEAFGERVAGVLLAEEKAPLEEARRYVETLYTAVLGPYTAERWAAGILEAAKGGAKAILAPSSRQSRAYLGRVAYALKAGLLEDTLDSWPEGGEVHATRYAYLNRVTQRVKAALPVVLTVKPNTTPLAEPLGGEAEVVPLAVPEVPTVEVLERLQEQRKGVSLTEADIVVTGGRGMGSAEAFRLVEELAALLGGAVGATRAVVDAGWRPYAEQVGQTGKTVQPSLYLALGVSGAVQHLAGMNKSKYIVAVNKDPEAPIFKHADYGIVGDVHQILPALIQAVKKLKD; from the coding sequence ATGATTCTGGTGGTTTTGGACCACGACGGAAACCGGCTCAAAAAGGCGAGCCTCGAGGCCCTAACCCGGGCCCGGAGGCTCGGGGAAGCCTTCGGGGAAAGGGTGGCCGGGGTGCTCCTTGCCGAGGAGAAGGCTCCCCTGGAGGAGGCCCGGCGGTACGTGGAGACCCTCTACACCGCCGTCCTGGGCCCCTACACCGCGGAGAGGTGGGCGGCTGGGATCCTGGAGGCGGCCAAGGGGGGAGCGAAGGCCATCCTGGCGCCCTCCTCGAGGCAGAGCCGGGCCTACCTGGGCCGGGTGGCCTACGCCCTCAAGGCGGGGCTCCTGGAGGACACCCTGGACTCGTGGCCCGAAGGAGGCGAGGTCCACGCCACCCGCTACGCCTACCTGAACCGGGTGACCCAGCGGGTGAAGGCGGCCCTCCCCGTGGTCCTCACGGTTAAGCCCAACACCACGCCCCTGGCCGAGCCCCTTGGGGGGGAGGCCGAGGTGGTGCCCTTGGCTGTGCCCGAGGTGCCCACGGTGGAGGTGCTGGAGCGCCTTCAGGAGCAGAGGAAGGGGGTTTCCCTCACCGAGGCCGACATCGTGGTCACCGGGGGCCGGGGCATGGGGAGCGCTGAGGCCTTTAGGCTGGTGGAGGAGCTCGCCGCCCTCCTGGGCGGGGCTGTGGGGGCCACCCGGGCCGTGGTGGACGCGGGATGGCGGCCCTACGCCGAGCAGGTGGGCCAGACCGGCAAGACCGTCCAGCCCTCCCTTTACCTCGCCCTCGGGGTCTCAGGAGCGGTGCAGCACCTGGCGGGGATGAACAAGAGCAAGTACATCGTGGCGGTGAACAAGGACCCCGAGGCCCCCATCTTCAAGCACGCCGACTACGGCATCGTGGGGGACGTGCACCAAATCCTCCCTGCCCTGATCCAGGCGGTGAAGAAGCTGAAGGACTGA
- a CDS encoding acyl-CoA carboxylase subunit beta yields the protein MADNARLILDELLAELEERRKRVLLGGGEERIQRQHQQGKLTARERIDYLLDEGSFVELMPFAEHLETGLMEGLEAPADGVVTGYGTIGGRLVFVFSQDFTVLGGSLGKVHGRKIASLMDLAAKVGAPVIGLNDSAGARIQEGVDSLSGYGEVFYRNALYSGVIPQISAILGPCAGGAVYSPAMTDFILMSRGTSYMFITGPEVIKSVTREEVTFEELGGAEVHMERSGVAHLEGKDDREVLDLIKKLLSYLPQNSRERPPVLEPQDDPFRPTPELLDLVHPDAKRPYNMHQVIRTLLDGGEFLEIQPRFARNIIVGLGRLGGYPVGVIANNPRFMAGALDIHASDKAARFIRTMDAFGIPLLTLVDVTGFLPGVAQEHGGIIRHGAKMLFAYAEATVPKITLIARKAYGGAYLAMNSKDMGADVVLAWPTAAVAVMGAEGAANIIYRKEILSSQNPEETRRRKIEEYRRAFDNPWVAAGRGYIDDVIDPKDTRRVLYRHLRMLWGKKEERPWRKHDNIPL from the coding sequence ATGGCCGATAACGCCCGGCTCATCCTGGATGAGCTTCTGGCCGAGCTCGAGGAAAGGCGGAAGCGGGTCCTCCTCGGTGGCGGAGAGGAGCGCATCCAAAGGCAACACCAGCAGGGAAAGCTCACCGCCCGGGAGCGGATAGACTACCTCCTGGACGAGGGGAGCTTCGTGGAGCTCATGCCCTTTGCCGAGCACCTGGAAACGGGCCTCATGGAGGGCCTCGAGGCCCCCGCCGACGGGGTGGTGACGGGCTACGGCACCATCGGGGGGAGGCTGGTCTTCGTCTTCAGCCAAGACTTCACCGTCTTGGGGGGCTCCCTCGGCAAGGTGCACGGGCGCAAGATCGCAAGCCTCATGGACCTGGCGGCCAAGGTGGGGGCCCCCGTCATCGGCCTCAACGACTCGGCGGGGGCCCGGATCCAGGAGGGGGTGGACAGCCTCTCCGGCTACGGGGAGGTCTTCTACCGCAACGCCCTCTACTCCGGGGTCATCCCCCAGATCTCCGCCATCCTGGGCCCCTGCGCCGGGGGCGCCGTCTACAGCCCCGCCATGACCGACTTCATCCTCATGAGCCGGGGCACGAGCTACATGTTCATCACCGGTCCCGAGGTGATCAAGAGCGTCACCCGGGAAGAGGTGACCTTTGAGGAGCTGGGCGGGGCCGAGGTGCACATGGAGCGAAGCGGCGTGGCCCACCTCGAGGGGAAGGACGACCGGGAGGTCCTGGACCTTATCAAGAAGCTCCTCAGCTACCTCCCCCAGAACAGCCGGGAGAGGCCCCCCGTGCTGGAGCCCCAGGACGACCCCTTTCGCCCTACCCCGGAGCTTTTGGACCTCGTCCACCCCGACGCCAAAAGGCCCTACAACATGCACCAGGTGATCCGGACCCTCCTGGACGGGGGGGAGTTTTTGGAGATCCAGCCGCGATTCGCCCGGAACATCATCGTGGGCCTGGGGCGGCTCGGGGGCTACCCCGTGGGGGTGATCGCCAACAACCCCCGCTTCATGGCGGGCGCCCTGGACATCCACGCCTCGGACAAGGCGGCCCGCTTCATCCGCACCATGGACGCTTTCGGCATCCCCCTCCTCACCCTGGTGGACGTCACGGGCTTCCTTCCCGGGGTGGCCCAGGAGCACGGGGGGATCATCCGGCACGGGGCCAAGATGCTCTTCGCCTACGCCGAGGCCACGGTGCCCAAGATCACCCTCATCGCCCGCAAGGCCTACGGGGGGGCGTACCTGGCCATGAACTCCAAGGACATGGGAGCGGACGTGGTCCTGGCCTGGCCCACGGCGGCGGTGGCGGTGATGGGGGCCGAGGGAGCGGCCAACATCATCTACCGCAAGGAGATCCTCTCCTCCCAAAACCCCGAGGAGACCCGCAGGCGGAAGATTGAGGAGTACCGCCGGGCCTTTGACAACCCCTGGGTGGCGGCGGGGAGAGGGTACATTGACGACGTCATTGACCCCAAGGACACCCGGCGCGTCCTTTACCGGCACCTGAGGATGCTCTGGGGGAAGAAGGAGGAACGTCCCTGGAGAAAGCACGACAACATCCCGCTCTAA